Proteins found in one Maridesulfovibrio sp. genomic segment:
- a CDS encoding PhoU domain-containing protein, protein MLTFEGLDENFKFLIIEVLNQLKATREFVNYPSRSLFRRITSRDDYIDNLKTVIENKSYSRINSSIDLDTKLLNKIRAIQVSSVNLERIGDHCVNIINQMAYLDDKGYVNRYESSEAFDIIEETVAKIADGFSSEDMPLALEICKSEYRLDSLYKDNFNRIMAEMGSGKNIPDLVTCLFIFRYLERIGDSLLNIGEAIIFSILGERIKIEQFESLQQTLSVSGYDGSFSDIDFQGIWGSRSGCRIGRIQAKGDENANTPPVAQGSIYKEGNLDKIRLEKSSLEQWAERFPGMVPEIFGFHETKEENKGSMLVEFLPGCTLDTMILTSDDADLENALFTLENTLRHVWTSTKKDQPVQTTFMDQLKSRQNGVLQVHPEFNRNARQLGTAEIISSEELLTECAAIEKTLPAPFTVFIHGDFNCNNVVYSNDDERVRFIDLHRSRDFDYIQDLSVFLVSGFRMPVFERPIRNKINAVISRMHSFAEEFAQEYNDETWQARLALALARSFYTSTRFEFNYAFAKEMFNRSMFLLEKINRYNGKWTDFILSEDILHY, encoded by the coding sequence ATGCTCACTTTTGAAGGCTTGGACGAAAATTTTAAATTCCTCATAATTGAGGTATTAAATCAACTTAAGGCTACCCGGGAATTCGTTAATTATCCCTCCCGGTCCCTGTTCCGCAGAATCACCTCGCGCGATGACTACATTGACAACCTCAAAACTGTTATTGAAAACAAGTCTTATTCGCGCATCAACAGTTCGATCGATCTCGACACAAAGCTGTTGAATAAAATCAGGGCGATTCAAGTTTCATCGGTTAATCTTGAACGCATCGGTGATCACTGCGTTAATATTATCAATCAGATGGCATACTTGGATGACAAGGGCTATGTTAACCGTTACGAATCATCAGAAGCCTTTGATATTATAGAAGAAACAGTCGCCAAGATCGCAGATGGATTCAGCTCCGAAGACATGCCTCTCGCCCTTGAAATCTGCAAATCTGAATACCGGCTGGATTCTTTATACAAAGACAATTTCAACCGCATCATGGCGGAAATGGGAAGCGGTAAAAACATTCCCGATCTTGTCACCTGTCTGTTCATATTCCGCTATCTGGAAAGGATAGGAGATTCCCTGCTTAACATCGGAGAAGCGATCATCTTTTCCATCCTCGGCGAACGCATCAAAATCGAACAGTTTGAGTCGTTGCAGCAGACCTTGAGCGTTTCGGGGTATGACGGTTCCTTTTCGGATATCGATTTTCAGGGCATATGGGGCTCCCGGTCCGGCTGCCGTATAGGCAGGATACAAGCCAAAGGCGATGAGAACGCTAACACTCCGCCCGTAGCACAAGGAAGTATTTATAAGGAAGGCAACCTCGATAAAATCCGTTTGGAAAAGAGCAGCCTTGAGCAATGGGCGGAACGCTTTCCGGGTATGGTCCCGGAAATTTTCGGTTTTCATGAAACCAAGGAAGAGAATAAGGGCTCCATGCTGGTGGAATTCCTGCCCGGATGCACACTGGATACAATGATTCTCACCTCCGATGACGCAGACCTTGAAAACGCTCTGTTCACTCTGGAAAACACTCTGCGCCATGTCTGGACCAGTACCAAAAAGGATCAGCCTGTTCAGACCACCTTCATGGATCAGTTAAAATCCCGGCAGAACGGCGTATTACAGGTTCATCCGGAATTTAACCGTAATGCCCGGCAGCTTGGAACCGCGGAGATTATTTCTTCCGAGGAACTGCTTACCGAATGCGCTGCCATTGAAAAGACGCTTCCGGCACCGTTCACAGTATTTATTCACGGCGATTTCAATTGCAACAATGTCGTCTACAGCAACGACGATGAAAGGGTCAGGTTCATCGACCTCCACCGTTCTCGCGATTTCGACTACATTCAGGATCTTTCCGTTTTCCTTGTCTCCGGCTTTCGCATGCCGGTTTTCGAACGTCCCATCAGAAACAAAATCAATGCTGTAATTTCCCGCATGCACAGCTTTGCCGAGGAATTCGCTCAGGAATATAATGATGAGACATGGCAGGCCCGGCTTGCCCTTGCCCTT
- a CDS encoding amphi-Trp domain-containing protein, with the protein MAGEKKFVFESLQDSESIRAFLQSLVDGFESGTIKLSTNGDEIELTPEGMLNFTVKAKMKSGASKINIKIAWKDSADETNPINKTLNIDT; encoded by the coding sequence ATGGCTGGCGAAAAAAAATTTGTATTTGAATCACTTCAGGACTCGGAAAGCATCCGCGCTTTTCTGCAATCCCTCGTTGACGGGTTTGAGTCCGGCACAATTAAACTTTCCACCAATGGCGACGAAATTGAACTCACCCCGGAAGGGATGCTCAACTTTACTGTGAAAGCGAAGATGAAATCCGGAGCTAGTAAGATCAATATCAAAATTGCGTGGAAAGACTCTGCCGATGAAACAAACCCAATCAACAAAACCCTGAACATCGACACATAA
- a CDS encoding GAK system XXXCH domain-containing protein, translating into MAKHNKIERMMSAEELPDFLRKMASAIENGATDENAYLASIEGFEKLKMGIRNENGQTVIKIKAKPSKEIPATHLSETEVDEPAETPGLKYTHLKKRMKKSFKIIFKALHTGNLPPKEAVQEFIDDSHLMVTYTDQGYGDEFYDEYIAGCDAFQKAFDEGDVEKAHAACDELNHIKTQCHAKYD; encoded by the coding sequence ATGGCCAAACATAACAAAATAGAAAGGATGATGAGCGCTGAAGAATTACCTGATTTTCTCCGCAAGATGGCATCAGCGATTGAGAACGGAGCCACGGATGAAAACGCGTACCTAGCCTCCATTGAAGGTTTTGAAAAACTGAAAATGGGCATCCGCAATGAAAACGGACAGACCGTGATCAAAATCAAAGCCAAACCGTCTAAAGAGATTCCGGCTACCCACTTAAGCGAAACCGAAGTAGATGAACCTGCAGAAACACCGGGATTAAAATATACCCATCTTAAAAAAAGGATGAAAAAATCCTTCAAAATTATTTTTAAAGCACTTCATACCGGAAACCTGCCTCCGAAAGAAGCAGTGCAGGAATTCATAGATGATTCTCACCTGATGGTTACCTATACCGATCAGGGATACGGTGACGAATTCTATGATGAATACATTGCAGGTTGCGATGCATTTCAAAAGGCGTTTGACGAAGGAGATGTGGAAAAAGCCCACGCCGCCTGCGATGAGCTGAACCACATAAAAACCCAGTGCCACGCCAAATACGATTGA
- a CDS encoding HD domain-containing protein, producing MTRPQIPTPEQCEELLASTGTPEKTVIHSRIVRDVARRIGRDLKWLRDRGPNLALINAAALLHDIAKGESDHAAAGAAILREHGYDEVAEIVAAHNNLDYSGELPVTEKEIVFIADKLVKEDQMVTVIYMYDHKLKACADDARRTKYLKKRKETALRIKSAIEQETGKNLEELAIAE from the coding sequence ATGACACGGCCCCAAATCCCAACACCGGAACAATGCGAAGAGCTTCTCGCATCTACAGGCACCCCTGAAAAGACCGTAATCCACTCCAGAATCGTACGGGACGTAGCCCGGAGGATAGGACGTGATTTAAAATGGCTGCGCGACAGAGGCCCTAATCTGGCCCTTATCAACGCTGCCGCCCTGCTACATGATATCGCCAAGGGTGAGTCGGACCATGCCGCCGCCGGAGCAGCTATTCTACGTGAACACGGATATGATGAAGTTGCAGAGATTGTCGCCGCCCATAACAATCTCGATTACTCTGGAGAACTCCCGGTTACGGAAAAGGAAATCGTATTTATCGCGGATAAACTCGTCAAAGAAGATCAGATGGTCACCGTTATATATATGTATGACCACAAGCTAAAAGCCTGCGCTGATGATGCCCGGAGAACGAAATACCTGAAAAAGCGCAAAGAAACCGCGCTGCGCATCAAGTCCGCCATAGAACAGGAGACCGGTAAAAACCTTGAAGAGCTGGCTATTGCGGAGTAA
- a CDS encoding LysR family transcriptional regulator yields MRIRQLRYFQAVAEELHFGKAAERLHIQQPPLSRQIQNLEEELEVQLFKRTNRKVELTDEGRYFLQEAKEVLAIMDRSKTTLQSMGNGTAGKLHVSFVYLALSSPFPDIVGDFMKKYPNVELVLHDETSQEQILGIQEGRRHVAFLTGNISDTTSLSTYTVHRTQTCAAIPANHPLAEREKLTLKDLAELPYICSREAYCQQRVKKIQKQFRAEGLELKLGMKYKRKHTGTVFIASGLGWTLTDCESRAITPDGVVLRPVDCDYSPLEVLMTWHPEHMTPLVQNFIDFYKRELRKILPETELEPS; encoded by the coding sequence ATGCGTATACGTCAACTTCGCTATTTCCAAGCCGTTGCCGAAGAACTTCATTTCGGAAAGGCAGCGGAAAGGCTCCATATTCAACAACCGCCACTCAGCAGACAGATTCAAAATCTTGAAGAGGAGCTTGAAGTCCAGCTTTTCAAACGTACCAACCGCAAGGTCGAACTGACTGATGAAGGAAGGTATTTTCTGCAGGAAGCAAAAGAAGTGCTGGCTATAATGGACCGCTCAAAGACAACGCTTCAGTCCATGGGAAATGGAACTGCCGGAAAGTTGCATGTAAGCTTTGTATACTTGGCACTATCCTCGCCTTTCCCGGATATCGTCGGAGACTTTATGAAAAAATACCCAAACGTGGAGTTGGTACTGCACGACGAGACCAGCCAGGAACAAATTCTAGGAATACAGGAAGGTAGAAGACATGTGGCTTTCCTTACCGGCAATATCTCAGATACGACGTCGCTCTCCACTTATACGGTGCACCGCACCCAAACATGCGCTGCTATACCGGCGAATCATCCCCTAGCAGAGAGGGAAAAACTTACACTCAAGGATCTTGCCGAATTGCCTTACATCTGCAGCCGTGAAGCATATTGCCAGCAGCGGGTAAAAAAAATCCAGAAGCAGTTTAGAGCGGAGGGGCTGGAACTCAAGCTTGGGATGAAATATAAACGTAAGCACACGGGAACTGTCTTTATCGCCTCAGGATTAGGTTGGACCTTAACAGACTGCGAATCCAGAGCTATCACCCCGGACGGAGTAGTGCTCAGGCCTGTAGATTGCGATTATTCGCCTCTGGAGGTACTCATGACCTGGCATCCTGAGCATATGACACCGCTAGTGCAGAACTTTATTGATTTTTATAAGAGAGAATTAAGAAAAATTCTGCCCGAAACAGAATTAGAACCATCATGA
- a CDS encoding nitroreductase family protein: MSFIELDTERCVQCELCVKACPVGALGLGESGPEVVLEGVCNKCGHCVAVCPKDALNNRYASLISQKHIDTYPVLDAETAEIFLRSRRSIRYYKKRAASREQLLQLVNIARFAPTASNSQSVSYYIVEDRSVLDELAELVVEWMKMQIATGEYHHSFPVHIDAWKNGKDTIFRGAPHLVVAAAPKELKNRRDNTVFSLAYLELYAGSVGLGSCWAGLFEMFASANDEYVSKRIGIKPGLMLTGAVMVGVPVERYLKLVNRDPLDVTWVD, translated from the coding sequence ATGTCTTTTATTGAACTGGATACCGAGCGCTGTGTCCAATGTGAGTTGTGTGTTAAAGCCTGTCCTGTCGGTGCGCTCGGATTAGGTGAGTCAGGTCCTGAGGTTGTTTTAGAAGGGGTTTGTAATAAGTGCGGACATTGTGTGGCGGTCTGTCCAAAGGATGCTCTGAACAATCGTTATGCCAGTCTTATCTCACAGAAGCATATAGACACTTATCCAGTACTGGATGCGGAAACAGCAGAAATATTTTTACGTTCCCGCAGGTCTATCCGTTATTATAAAAAGCGCGCTGCTTCTAGAGAGCAGTTACTTCAACTTGTAAATATTGCCAGATTCGCACCCACAGCCAGCAATTCGCAAAGCGTCTCATACTATATAGTCGAGGACCGCTCTGTTTTGGATGAGTTGGCAGAATTGGTTGTAGAATGGATGAAAATGCAGATTGCGACGGGTGAATACCATCATAGCTTCCCTGTCCATATAGATGCATGGAAAAATGGAAAGGATACGATTTTTAGAGGTGCTCCGCATCTGGTTGTTGCTGCGGCTCCTAAAGAGCTGAAAAACAGGCGCGATAATACTGTTTTCAGCTTGGCCTATCTGGAATTGTATGCCGGATCTGTTGGGCTTGGCAGTTGCTGGGCCGGTCTTTTCGAAATGTTTGCGTCGGCCAATGATGAATATGTTAGCAAGAGGATTGGTATTAAACCGGGGTTGATGCTGACTGGAGCTGTCATGGTTGGTGTGCCGGTGGAGCGGTATTTAAAGCTCGTAAATAGGGATCCATTGGATGTTACCTGGGTAGACTAA
- a CDS encoding DUF721 domain-containing protein has translation MAAKKKYNGPRKRVFHPRQRKIRHMGEAMGDYVSSMDGDYKLMIPRLWKAWPELMGELAEFAKPLGHRKRTLILASEDSVAAQELSYFAPEILDRINSFFGEEIFDKVLFELLNGRVPLDGYELKRTEFKDAKIKKPGKLGGLKDKFDPESAVGRCYLRYVRLFENS, from the coding sequence ATGGCAGCAAAAAAAAAATATAACGGCCCCCGGAAACGGGTCTTCCATCCACGGCAACGCAAAATACGCCACATGGGTGAAGCCATGGGTGACTACGTTTCCAGCATGGACGGCGACTACAAGCTCATGATTCCAAGGCTTTGGAAGGCATGGCCCGAGCTAATGGGCGAGCTGGCAGAATTCGCCAAGCCGCTCGGTCACCGCAAACGAACCCTCATCCTTGCTTCTGAGGATTCCGTGGCCGCGCAGGAGCTTTCATATTTCGCCCCGGAGATTCTTGATCGAATAAATTCATTTTTTGGTGAAGAAATCTTTGACAAGGTGCTATTCGAGCTGTTAAACGGCAGGGTTCCATTGGACGGGTACGAATTAAAACGCACCGAGTTCAAGGACGCCAAGATCAAAAAACCCGGCAAATTGGGCGGGTTGAAAGACAAATTTGATCCAGAATCGGCGGTCGGAAGATGTTATCTGAGATACGTCCGCCTTTTTGAAAATTCATAA
- a CDS encoding metalloregulator ArsR/SmtB family transcription factor: MEILKFSKALSDEIRIRLLAMLRDNELNVGEVVQVLGMSQPRVSRHLKIMHESGLLESRREGLWNFYRLARSGNGNRFAESISWLIENEPEVEEDRHRVAKVLAERNLETRKFFDEIAEDWERLQSDVFGEFNLDSELLTLVDRCNVGVDLGCGNGSLLESLLSKCKTVIGVDSSPKMLELAEKRLGNHPDVSLRIGELTHLPLRDWEADLTFISMVLHHLPRPDEAVAEAARTLSSGGKLIIADFLSHSNERMRSEFGDRRLGFTEDELRGWTENAGLGSMDFRRYPVNEGLTVLVCISEKK; encoded by the coding sequence ATGGAAATTTTGAAGTTCAGTAAGGCCTTGTCTGATGAGATTCGTATCAGACTTCTGGCTATGCTGCGTGATAATGAACTAAATGTCGGCGAGGTTGTGCAGGTTCTGGGTATGTCCCAGCCCCGTGTTTCCCGTCATTTGAAAATTATGCATGAGAGCGGACTTCTGGAATCCAGAAGGGAAGGGCTCTGGAATTTCTACCGTCTGGCCCGGTCCGGTAACGGCAACCGGTTTGCAGAGTCCATCAGCTGGCTTATTGAAAATGAACCGGAGGTCGAGGAAGACCGTCACCGGGTAGCCAAGGTGCTGGCCGAGCGTAATCTGGAGACCCGCAAGTTTTTCGATGAAATTGCTGAAGACTGGGAACGGCTTCAGAGTGATGTGTTCGGGGAATTTAATCTGGACAGCGAACTGCTGACCCTCGTTGACCGCTGCAATGTCGGCGTCGACCTTGGCTGCGGAAACGGTTCTCTGCTGGAAAGCCTGCTTTCCAAATGCAAAACCGTAATCGGTGTGGACAGTTCACCAAAGATGCTGGAACTGGCTGAAAAACGTCTGGGAAATCATCCAGACGTGAGCCTGCGCATAGGTGAACTGACTCATTTGCCCCTGCGCGACTGGGAGGCAGACCTGACCTTTATTTCCATGGTTCTGCATCATCTCCCGCGTCCGGACGAGGCTGTTGCTGAAGCCGCGCGAACCCTTTCGAGCGGCGGCAAGCTGATTATTGCTGATTTTTTGTCCCACTCAAATGAGAGAATGCGCAGTGAATTCGGTGACCGCAGGCTCGGTTTTACTGAAGATGAACTTCGCGGCTGGACCGAAAATGCAGGACTAGGTTCCATGGATTTTCGCCGTTATCCTGTTAATGAAGGACTGACCGTCCTTGTTTGTATATCTGAAAAAAAATAA
- the ahcY gene encoding adenosylhomocysteinase — protein sequence MLKVDPKLDYKVADISLADWGNKEMQLSEREMPGLMAIREKYGKEKPLKGLKVMGSLHMTIQTAMLIETLYALGADIRWASCNIFSTQDHAAAAIAANGTAKVFAWKGETLEEYWWCTEQALTWPDGSGPDLIVDDGGDATLLIHHGVKAEKDASVADEKTDNKEFQCVLDRLKLSITENPGKWTAIAKKVRGVSEETTTGVHRLYQMQEAGELLFPAVNVNDSVTKSKFDNLYGCRESLADGIKRATDVMIAGKVVVVVGYGDVGKGCAQSMRGFGARVLVTEIDPICALQAAMEGFEVCTMDKAVERGDVFVTCTGNYHVVRGEHIARMKDEAIICNIGHFDNEIEMGYLENDSKAQKIEIKPQVDKWVMESGKSVIVLAEGRLVNLGCATGHPSFVMSNSFTNQALAQIDLAKNDYEPKVMILSKKLDEEVARLHLERLGVELDVLSKEQADYISVDVEGPYKPDHYRY from the coding sequence ATGCTTAAAGTAGATCCGAAACTTGATTACAAAGTTGCTGATATTTCCCTCGCCGACTGGGGTAACAAGGAAATGCAGCTTTCCGAACGCGAAATGCCCGGTCTTATGGCCATCCGTGAAAAATACGGTAAAGAAAAACCCCTCAAAGGTCTCAAGGTTATGGGCTCCCTGCACATGACCATCCAGACCGCAATGCTCATCGAGACTCTGTATGCTCTCGGTGCTGACATCCGCTGGGCATCCTGCAACATTTTTTCCACTCAGGACCACGCTGCCGCAGCCATCGCCGCTAACGGTACTGCTAAAGTGTTCGCATGGAAGGGTGAAACCCTCGAAGAATACTGGTGGTGCACCGAGCAGGCCCTCACATGGCCCGACGGTTCCGGTCCCGATCTCATCGTTGATGACGGTGGCGATGCAACCCTGCTGATCCACCACGGTGTGAAAGCTGAAAAAGACGCTTCCGTTGCTGACGAAAAGACCGACAATAAAGAATTTCAGTGTGTTCTGGATCGTTTGAAACTTTCCATCACCGAAAATCCCGGTAAATGGACTGCAATCGCTAAGAAAGTACGCGGTGTTTCTGAAGAAACAACCACCGGTGTACATCGTCTTTACCAGATGCAGGAAGCCGGCGAACTGCTTTTTCCCGCTGTCAACGTTAACGATTCCGTTACCAAGTCCAAATTCGACAACCTTTACGGTTGCCGCGAATCCCTTGCTGACGGCATCAAACGTGCAACCGATGTAATGATCGCCGGTAAGGTTGTTGTTGTCGTCGGTTACGGTGATGTAGGTAAGGGGTGTGCCCAGTCCATGCGCGGTTTCGGTGCTCGTGTTCTCGTTACCGAGATCGACCCCATCTGCGCGCTTCAGGCTGCTATGGAAGGCTTTGAAGTCTGCACCATGGATAAAGCTGTTGAACGCGGTGATGTTTTCGTTACCTGTACCGGTAACTACCACGTTGTCAGAGGCGAGCACATTGCACGCATGAAAGATGAAGCTATCATCTGCAACATCGGTCACTTTGATAACGAAATCGAAATGGGCTATCTTGAAAATGATTCCAAAGCCCAGAAGATTGAAATCAAACCTCAGGTTGATAAATGGGTCATGGAATCAGGTAAGTCCGTCATCGTTCTTGCTGAAGGCCGCCTTGTAAACCTCGGTTGCGCTACCGGACACCCGAGCTTCGTAATGTCCAACAGCTTCACCAACCAGGCTCTTGCACAGATTGACCTTGCTAAGAACGATTACGAACCCAAAGTAATGATCCTTTCCAAGAAACTCGACGAAGAAGTTGCAAGACTTCACCTCGAGCGTCTCGGTGTTGAGCTTGATGTTCTCTCCAAAGAACAGGCTGACTACATCAGCGTTGATGTTGAAGGCCCTTACAAACCTGATCACTACCGCTACTAA
- a CDS encoding DEAD/DEAH box helicase — protein sequence MNFKQFSFDRRIMAGINSCGYETPTPIQVKAIPEVLKGRDVMGLAQTGTGKTAAFALPIMQRLLEKKISGQGPVRVLVLAPTRELALQIHDNFMELGVEAGIRSAAVFGGVGANPQINAARRSSVVVACPGRLLDLMNQGMIKLDSVDTLVLDEADRMLDMGFLPDIRRIMAKLPKRRQNLLFSATMPDDIRSLADKILYHPATVQVANTAPAKTVKHVFYPVSQHLKNNLLLNVLSDTDYDSMLIFTRTKHKAKNLARRLAARGHKATFLQGNMSQNQRQRALDGFRDGTFKVMVATDIAARGIDCDRITHVLNLDVPDTAETYTHRVGRTGRAGRSGSAFTFVTRDDIRLMREIEKAVGNPIDHCTLDDFDYDKPNDHPEPKNNGRRSVAGERKPGRGRSPEGDRKSSGDRKSSGDRKSSGGRKSGGGRKQSSGPARAADDRRDSRPAPKRNSGSSKVSSEESVKRKTGRPSRKRRRQSRFSKV from the coding sequence GTGAATTTTAAACAATTTTCTTTTGACCGGCGTATAATGGCCGGAATCAACTCTTGCGGCTATGAAACGCCGACCCCCATTCAGGTAAAAGCTATTCCTGAAGTACTTAAAGGCCGTGACGTAATGGGCCTGGCCCAGACCGGAACCGGTAAGACCGCGGCTTTTGCCCTGCCTATAATGCAGCGCCTGCTGGAGAAAAAAATCTCCGGACAGGGCCCGGTGCGCGTATTGGTGCTGGCTCCTACCCGTGAACTTGCCCTGCAGATTCATGATAACTTCATGGAGCTGGGCGTAGAAGCCGGAATCCGCAGCGCCGCTGTTTTCGGCGGAGTGGGAGCAAACCCACAGATTAATGCCGCACGGCGTTCATCCGTAGTTGTTGCCTGTCCCGGCAGACTGCTGGACCTGATGAATCAGGGCATGATCAAGCTCGATAGCGTGGATACCCTTGTTCTTGACGAGGCTGACCGCATGCTTGATATGGGCTTTCTGCCTGACATCCGCCGGATTATGGCGAAACTTCCCAAGCGTCGTCAGAATCTTCTTTTTTCCGCAACCATGCCGGACGACATCCGTTCCCTTGCGGATAAGATTCTCTACCATCCGGCAACTGTACAGGTCGCAAATACTGCTCCGGCCAAAACCGTAAAGCATGTATTTTATCCAGTCAGCCAGCATTTAAAAAATAATCTGCTTTTAAATGTCCTTTCTGATACGGACTACGACAGCATGCTGATTTTCACACGTACCAAGCACAAAGCCAAGAATCTCGCCCGCAGACTTGCGGCTCGCGGGCATAAGGCGACTTTTCTGCAGGGTAATATGAGTCAGAATCAGCGCCAGCGTGCTCTTGACGGATTTCGGGACGGAACTTTCAAGGTTATGGTGGCAACGGACATCGCGGCCCGTGGTATCGACTGCGACCGCATTACCCATGTGCTCAACCTCGATGTTCCCGATACCGCCGAAACATACACCCACCGTGTGGGCAGAACCGGACGTGCAGGGCGTAGCGGCAGCGCATTTACTTTCGTAACCCGCGATGACATCCGCCTAATGCGCGAGATTGAAAAAGCTGTGGGTAATCCCATTGATCACTGCACTCTGGATGATTTCGATTACGATAAGCCAAACGACCATCCTGAACCGAAAAATAACGGCAGACGTTCGGTTGCCGGTGAACGGAAACCCGGACGCGGACGTAGCCCTGAAGGTGATCGCAAATCGAGCGGTGATCGCAAATCGAGCGGTGATCGCAAATCGAGCGGTGGACGTAAATCCGGGGGAGGCCGTAAACAAAGTAGCGGACCCGCAAGAGCCGCGGACGACAGACGCGATTCGCGTCCCGCACCGAAACGCAATTCCGGAAGCTCTAAAGTAAGTAGTGAGGAAAGTGTTAAACGTAAAACCGGTCGTCCTTCAAGGAAGAGACGTCGTCAATCTCGTTTTTCTAAAGTATAA
- a CDS encoding RNA-binding protein yields MSKNIYVGNLPWSATEEEVRAAFEAFGEVVSVKLIEDRETGRPRGFGFVEMEDAGAMEAIDNLDGKDFGGRNLKVNEAKPRAPRPRW; encoded by the coding sequence ATGTCCAAGAACATCTATGTCGGTAACCTGCCCTGGTCTGCAACTGAAGAAGAAGTCCGCGCTGCTTTCGAAGCTTTCGGTGAAGTTGTATCTGTTAAACTCATCGAAGATAGAGAAACCGGTCGCCCCCGTGGCTTCGGATTTGTTGAAATGGAAGACGCTGGCGCAATGGAAGCTATCGACAATCTGGATGGTAAAGACTTCGGCGGACGTAACCTCAAGGTTAACGAAGCGAAGCCCCGCGCACCGCGCCCCCGCTGGTAG
- a CDS encoding NADase-type glycan-binding domain-containing protein: protein MLRKFFWLMFFLCIPIVAFAQPVHVRTSSFVPMEGENVFNTGYLTDSNSTTGWIENSEGGGAGEWIQFFFPAQVVVDSVKIINGVDGGAEIKRANRIKDCAISFSGGQRQEFTLMDSELTQSPRIRKFPTTSLGLKIRSVYKHKHKGAEHAGVSEVLIKYHRITPDEIAAAAAEKKGKLDTSVVGEAVVVKPRKMSAEEKEVLYAKMTELEKKQAVLDELKVFFDKFYTNFVTINEDYPRMFTQSKFLLESSAFENFRAMLEKRNVLDKYRSAVVSTSGLRLSIRTLMPTQVELWVKGDYTVIFDMQAHQITENALFHLKKEYGEWKVENKTEF from the coding sequence ATGTTGCGCAAATTTTTTTGGCTTATGTTTTTTTTATGCATTCCAATAGTGGCATTCGCCCAGCCTGTTCATGTGCGGACATCCTCTTTCGTGCCCATGGAGGGTGAAAATGTTTTCAACACAGGTTATCTAACTGATAGTAACAGCACGACCGGGTGGATTGAGAACAGTGAAGGTGGAGGCGCCGGGGAATGGATACAGTTCTTTTTCCCGGCTCAGGTTGTTGTAGATTCCGTAAAGATAATAAACGGAGTTGATGGCGGGGCCGAAATCAAAAGGGCCAACCGTATCAAGGATTGTGCAATATCATTCTCAGGTGGTCAGCGGCAGGAATTTACATTGATGGATTCAGAGCTTACGCAGAGCCCTAGAATTCGCAAATTTCCCACGACCAGTCTGGGGCTGAAGATCCGTTCCGTATATAAGCATAAGCATAAGGGGGCTGAGCATGCAGGGGTTTCCGAGGTGCTTATCAAGTATCACCGCATCACACCCGATGAAATAGCTGCTGCTGCCGCAGAGAAAAAAGGAAAGCTGGATACTTCAGTTGTCGGGGAAGCTGTGGTGGTTAAGCCCCGTAAAATGAGTGCTGAAGAAAAAGAAGTTCTTTATGCAAAAATGACCGAGCTGGAAAAAAAGCAGGCTGTACTTGATGAATTAAAGGTTTTTTTCGATAAGTTTTATACCAATTTCGTGACCATAAACGAAGATTATCCGCGTATGTTCACACAGAGTAAATTCCTCTTGGAAAGTTCTGCTTTTGAGAATTTCCGGGCTATGCTTGAAAAACGCAATGTACTCGATAAGTATCGTAGCGCTGTGGTTTCGACTTCAGGTTTGCGGCTCAGCATCCGCACCCTCATGCCGACTCAGGTTGAACTCTGGGTAAAGGGAGACTATACGGTCATTTTCGACATGCAGGCTCATCAGATTACGGAAAATGCCTTGTTTCATCTGAAAAAGGAATATGGCGAGTGGAAGGTGGAGAATAAAACTGAATTTTAA